The Manihot esculenta cultivar AM560-2 chromosome 8, M.esculenta_v8, whole genome shotgun sequence genomic interval gccagccacctataaaggggtcccttagtcgaaaacgggcgagattttctccccattttcggccaaggtgagctctctgccatccctcaccggttttgggttccttccttcaaatctttctcgattttcattagttttacccttgttttgaagattttgagcttttgagcaagttttggagcttagaggttcaaggaactctctctctcccattttccgagctagggtcattctcctctcgatcttcaagaggtaagggccgatcttgagcttatggcatgttttaagtaagttttaagtagatctatggggtagaatgcatgtttagctcatggttaggtttatgggtttatgttatgtttttggacaatgtggatgcttgatgtgttgtagatggggtttaagatagtttgatgcccctaggaacttgtatgcttgagtatgtatgttgtagattaggaaaagtgcatgtttggatggttttgagaggaaatcgtgcatgaggaaccaagtttctgccctttggcagaaaccaagttcggcagccaaaggactttcggccgccgaacctgcctgggaggccagcctttcggctgccgaagcctgcccccgaaagaggactttcgtctctgtctgggagtttcggccgccgaaagtgccgccgaacattcatgagtttcgtctctgtctgggagtttcagccgccgaaggtgccgctgaacctgcctgactttctgctctggagggactttcggccgccgaaagtgccctgtccagccttcctttgcatgtttttctatgattgttcatgatggggagtagtttagagttatgttcatgtatgtttggtccctcatttgagtccacctgtgtaggttcggacccgaggaaccgaggaccccagcagtgagtcagctgccccagtgtctggtcagagctatccagaggtgagtggaataactcattacgtttttaaagcaaataaatggacattttagcataattcacgcatcattaatgccatgagatatactaggttgttgcattagaattcacgaatatgttgcattgcatactctattgttgattgatgtggatgactgttgaatgatccatagccctcgatctatgatgtgacgatgtgatatgtacgatacggaatgtaagaccagtgggacccattctacattcgctggcactatataagagaaagaccaggacccattctacgttctggcacagttggactatgttatgttatgccatgtaagagaaagaccaggtcccattctacgttctggcacagttggactatgtagaggactattggtgacaacttcatccttgatgtgattagctgtgatgtgatgcattccatgttaccatatgttttaaatgtttttattattctgctcactgggctctagtagctcacccctctccctaatcccccaggtttgcaggtacagagtagaccaggaagtccgcaagagtaataaagtcatatgtatgtaatagatagaatgtggacatgataatttgTAAGAATGATGTATGATTATGAATAGttgtgtaatgtaatgatattgaggattagaggttgtgcttgacctatgtgtaaggtatcccttttagtacatgatcctagatcttttctgatgtttatgtaaaccaactcaacatatgttgtaccgcccattggggcattaatgagatcccacagaggggtcaatgtttatgattatgactatgttcagtgcatgcacaggttgagtttggtgtatgatagaatgtatgaaagaaaaattttatgtatattcttgatcatgtatgggattaagtaggttcacaggatgtatgttaggcttgctacgggtcccggcggccttaagccgacctggatcctagcgccggtagcggttcgattttcgggtcgttacactatgaACAGCTAAGAAACGATCTATACTATAATACATGTAATCCAGGTTGGGGAgcctatccagacttcagttatgcagaggctaataactaccaggattatcaaggatatcaagcccaatcAGAACCTCTAAGTACCtaccagcaccttgaaaagatgatggagtccaTGGCAAGTGCTATACAAAGCCTCGGTCAGCGTGTAGACCGAATGGACACATCCAGGAGCAGATCTGAATCCCAAGGCACCTCAATGAATGtaaacatgttaagaagagaggaagagcttcaagatgatgaggaggatgatgaaagttcgcaagttcaagaacaagctgctgaagaaacacaaccagaaaactgtttgtccaaacaaactggtcaaacagaacctatTGATAATTTAGatgtcattgattatttgagcaaagatgttttttatataaatcaggatgatatactaaacaatgatccttgcaggaaagagagccagaaagagccagaactgaaagaaactaactattgcatccaacaggtggactgcagccatacACAGAACAAGGGGgagccaatcgcacctcttcagaccgatcttgcgcaagaaggagtacctgaaagcctttcagatgcgtcctttcagcttcaatcGCAAATCAGTCCTCTTCAGCTCccctttcagtcagatcttgtgcagaaggagcaaactgaaaccaattcagccatagatccaacGCAAAcaacccatgctcacaaggaacaaatggaagTTCAAGAGCCCAAATCAAAGGACCATGTAgaccaatgccttcccaaacctccggataaggtagagtttgttttgcctgaattaagTACTAAACTACAGCTAGCTATGGAAAGATATGAATTGAAGTTGAACGTGCTCAAGAATGCAAACATgagagctagaggcacacctcttctgaaagaggagaagttAATCATGtaacttcatgagtacatggaaaaaatgggatgggctatgacaaaatcaaagggcgtgctacactttttacttaatgcagttgggaccctttttccttccccaattacttgagccttgatcaagtggatcgcaccatgcacaccatacccaggggagtactcagtttcttttgcattttaatatttcctaaacattgaggacaatgcatgatttaggtgtgggggtgcatatctgaacttttattttcagtCAGTCTTTCAATTTTAGTTCCATTTTTGCGTTTCTCTTTCTTTCAATTCCATTTTTGCGACTTGCTTAGttctgaatagccacagttgaaaaattttttttttttttcatttttgctttcaataacacacacacagccacagtcttcttctttttgttttgctctactcaaactgatagactatgttggatgagcttttctttcaatgaccccattgatgtgataactctttaaacttatgttgaatcaattgcagtgagttatattcatatttgagaattgccttttgaattgaatctttgagcttgccatggtgaaaaatgtattgatgacactcattagagagaatgaattgaaatttgtgtgaatgaacttaacatgacttgatttagcaattggtgttgatttgcccaatgcattgattaaagaaattcagcaaaggcttagacttcataagcacaattgaaaaactgttccaatggttgaaagactatgaacagagctagtagccacttggacaggtgaccaactgagtaactgggggtgggtatcaccaatatgtaccttcacgtcaaaaggttgatgactttttcaagcaatgttaaagtgcaaaaagctgaataaagtacttcaaggtaagggcaaatcactctgaaagctagaaaaagtcttaactgaacaaaacatgtgcatgtataatctctctcttgagtaaaacaaatcctagccatggtaagtaaagggaaacaaggaaagaaggtgagtaaccttgatgtatatgttcctcactgcaatgattcaaaataggagtctagagtaagagtttaagtggacataaaggatctagagcaaagagatCTTGTTTgactatatttatttgcttgaggacaagcaaaaggctaggtgtgggggtatttgatggagcatattttagtccatattatcatgatcttattgatgtttatttacatcttttctgcctaattttgtggttttaatcatcgGTAAGCTTGGCATCCTCAAGCAGAGTAGAGCACCTCCCTTCTAGAGTCTTAACCTCCTGTCAGAGTTGTTGTTGTTGAAGCTTGGATTCCTCAGCTGCCAGGGTCAGACCTTTCAGGTCTTCGATGCACTTGTCGATCTCACACTCGAGGACAACAATCCAGGCCAGGGCCTCATCCCTTTGGGACCTCACCGTATCATAACGGGCCTGTACATCATCATGATCTGCTCTAGCTGCCTTGCACTGACGCTAGGCCTCGTCACGCTGGGCcacagcctcatccctctcgtGATGGGCATCCTCTAAGGAGGACAACTATGCCAATACTTCATCATGGCGAGACTCTACTGCAGGTGCCCTTTCATCAGCCCTCTTCACAGTGTCCCGAGTCCAAGCCAACTCCTATTGGAGGGTTTTCAAATGCTCCTGAGCTGCGGAAAGATGGCCTCGGACGTCACTTTTCACCGACAGGTTCTCCTCATGGCGGGCCTCCTCAATCTGATGGTCCACCGAGCTCCTGAAGAAACGGTCTCGAGCATCAATCTCTATAAAGACACCCATCACCTGGCAGGAAAAAGAATCAACAAagttaaaaagtaataaaaacaaaaattgttgggaaatccagagattattgcaacccaaattgcacagcggaaaaataaaaatctctttgatttccttttccaaaatctgagtgcttcgtttatttcaaaggaaggatatgggactaacctgttaatctcttcgagaagatacaatgtcggactgatggtgctgccttttcaaacgaacactctcaatggtatccacacgaacgtcttctatccttttagagtgctagctctctcaaggatggatagattatgtgctccacaatctgcaactgttagactgaattttttaaaaaccgTCTTCACTCCTAAATTCgcagaaggagtatttatatgtttcagtctttcgttttcccacaactcttttcccaaaagagttgtattcagaacccactatcacaatctcgtagatactcaaatatcttatgtgatagagtcctttatctgtaatagttacagatagaccgcagatcttttaaatattattatcttgtaataataaataattaataataataacactttattattatcaattatattaatgggctttgggcttttagcccattaatatgtcatagcacatcaacaacattcttttgtgtatgacccaataggctcatattaattggcaataggcctagtcccacaagacccataagtcataagtggcctctagcaagacattatgactacccaactaatatgaggatcaatagtccgataaagcctaataaatagaacatgtattaatccctttgtcacacgatatctagtttgaacataagtcatgcccaatgtcaaacttataatgttcaaacttataatttcttgatctctaagtagactgataaaatcaaatgatattaatcacactatcaattcatttgagcacggccatgcatttctcagtctcacttattgaggggcccaaaagatatctttctcagagagagggacaaattctatcttgattgttcaatatcctctacataatttctatcatgctcaatcataacctttatgattgtccgattaaagacaatatttggttatgtcaaaacataacagtccttatgttggaaactatgacaatctcaagtcaaaagattaagatataactactttgagattcacttatgacataacccatgtagtgatctcaatgcgggtccatccaatactttgttctctactaagtatctatgattattgaattatatcaacatatacataatcatctcatgattatcaatcaataatcatactaactatattttattattatcaatataataataagtaaccagggatgttaatcattattatgtaacatgcaaacaaataataatgatagtaaaatctcttttattaataatcaaaacgacatacaaaaaagtccaagataatggcctagggcaaatacactaacaaaaataagctaaaatgaaaaagaaaaagaacacatctcaccatgaggagcatctccCAAACCGTATCCCCTAGCTGCTCCTGAGTCCGAGAGCAAAAAGCCACCTGCTCCCGAGTAGAGCAAGCTAGGAGACCGGTGAGAGCAAGCAAGTGAGGGTCTGAGGCCTTAGTGACCCCACCGAACATCCTCTCACGCAACAACTCGACAACAAAACTCGATGGGGACTAGGGAGTGATCTCATCAGCATTCAGCGCCTCATTGTTTAGAGCAAAGGACAACAGCCCCACAGGCGCTTTCTCCTTCTCTGCAGGAGGGAGCACGGAGGCAGATTGCTGAGATGTGTGAGCCTTCTTCGAGGCCGGAGCCGCAGTGAGAACCTTAGCAGGAGGAGCTCGCTTACCAGTGGTCTTCGTGAGAGTAGCAGCACCACTGGCAGCAGCCTTCTTGGGGCGAGGAGCAGCAGAAATAGACCTAGACTTGGCCCCATCCTTAGAGGTGCCCTTAGCAGTAGGGGCGACCTCAACTTCACCTCCACCCTCGGGAGCCCTATCATCAGAAGCAGGGACGACCTCGGTATTCTCCTCAGGAACACCTTCAAATGTAGGAGCGACCTCAGTCCTCGCAAGCTGCACATCCCCAACTGGTTCCTCAATAACTATGAGCTCCAGAGAGGACGGAGCTGAGGCTTGCCTAGATTTGGAGGCCGTGGGAATTAGGGGGCAGTGTCAGACTTGCTGCAGCTGGAGGACTTAGGAGCCCCCGAATGGTGATCCTTAGATCTCGGCCTTGGGGCACGAGAGGAGACCGGAGCCGGAGGAATGGATCGATCGACCGACCTGGGGGTGATAATTTGGACCACCTCTCGAGTCGCATCAGTTACCGATCGGCCAGCTCGGAAAGCATCCAGAGCAACCCTCTTGCTCTCCCGAGAAAGAACGAAATTCTTCAGTGGCTTGATCTTATCCATGGGAAGCTTGGAggctacaaaaaaaaaaaaaaacagaaatccAACAGCTTAGAAGGGCattcaacaaaaattaaaaagagaaggcaagacgttaaagcaaagcaaaataaaataccCGCGTCCCTGCAGTCCTGAAGACtagacatgaacatacatttctCGACGTCAttaatcagtccaaatttagaccattttatcatgatgttgttgatgttaatttacactttgtctgcttaattttgtgattttgatctaattctgcagaaaatggtataacgaggtaatttggagaaaatgcccttaaaactgcctaaaatggaacaaaggagagcaagcatgtcaagttgcaactgaagaggagataaacaaggaaagtaatttgaaattcaaatatcaaatctccaagagcattcaaaattcaaaattcaagattcagcttattaaggaaagtgctaaataaggaaagtggcaaataaggaaagtgcagtcagcaaagcaatttgaaattgaaatttcaaatcttcaagaatctctttccttattgaggaagccaaatctcaataagatgcacattcaaaatttgaaattcaaaattcagcttgttaaggaagccaaagtagacatacttgcccccaagtcttgcacattcaaaattcaaaattcaaaaggaggctccacctcattaatgcacacttgggcggcaagggtagcacttgggcagcaagaaAGAGCTAGGGCAACACATGAGAGCTATATAAAGACCACCTTAAGGAGCCGCACGCCCAACCCTTTGCacaaggacattcggccgcccaTCCTCTCTCCAAAGCCAAGACCGCCGCACCTCCTTCTtcccttcttcttttctttcttttttttggttttatttcagccatgagtggctgaaacctttatttctagttgaagattggttgatactttagttgttttatagattgggagatctgaacacacattatttaacttttatttttcaatattcatgcaatctcatgcttaattccattgttgctttgttattttgatcaatatggccaattgattcttgattgcaaggtaatactttgttagtttgaatagttttaagtatgtaattgcctggattgttcaaacacaagtaactcttggtgtaaaaactaaggaaattgcatgatctagcgctatcaccatgcgtttgagtagctagaattaggtctctctatttcttaatgcaattgacagttgttagatgcctaaggcccaaggacgttccttggcaacttgttgattagtgattggttagaggatgttccctaattaatttatgcttaaggagagatatggtggtgagaagcgtcttccatctccataactaatttattgaatcaaacaaaggaacctaagtatcaatgatcaatcccaacaactgaagtggatccaattcttcaactagagcttttctcatatttgaattcctttactttaattattcgctttactttattgatttcattattagtttaattgaatcaatctcaaaacccctccttttattttactttcagtttattttcttggtcttgttaaggaaaataggtaagtatcaattccctgtggattcgatccttttaccactatctgcagttgtaaaattgttgataacggaaaaggttatttttaactggcttcgacaactgcacaGTCAATCATACTTCTATTCAATAGAAGTCAGTCTGAGAAAGCCAGCCTGCTCAGAGAGGTTTAGCTGGGGGAGGTCATTACAGCCCGGAGGCACCCCCCCTCCAGGGGAGGTCCACTTGCCAAGACGACCTGGGGCCTCCTTTCAGCTCCACCACAGCGAACCCCTCTGTCCAGCCTTTGATTGAGTTTATATGACCCGAGAAGATGGACAATCCTCCGCGGGGCAAAGTAGT includes:
- the LOC122724429 gene encoding uncharacterized protein LOC122724429, translated to MALKPASKLPMDKIKPLKNFVLSRESKRVALDAFRAGRSVTDATREVVQIITPRQASAPSSLELIVIEEPVGDVQLARTEVAPTFEGVPEENTEVVPASDDRAPEGGGEVEVAPTAKGTSKDGAKSRSISAAPRPKKAAASGAATLTKTTGKRAPPAKVLTAAPASKKAHTSQQSASVLPPAEKEKAPVGLLSFALNNEALNADEITP